From a region of the Constantimarinum furrinae genome:
- a CDS encoding LUD domain-containing protein: MSLFKRLLNPNYKSDEKAKKSDRGKYYPEEKLPIDEKFTYNFNKNGGKFLYCENVEEVLEAFDNILLENDWYERDVFCINDQLASRFDGFNLSFSKKQSAAFFLSTCESLVANNGSILLCSNQIKEKKLSELPFNFVIFATTSQLVDTISEGLRIIKNQSGNHIPTNITTIQDFETNKEKDFMTYGSSTKNLYLLLLEDL, encoded by the coding sequence ATGAGTCTATTTAAAAGACTTTTAAACCCAAACTACAAGTCAGATGAAAAAGCCAAAAAATCTGACCGCGGAAAATATTACCCCGAAGAAAAGCTTCCGATAGACGAGAAGTTTACTTACAATTTTAACAAGAACGGCGGTAAGTTTCTGTATTGTGAGAATGTAGAGGAAGTACTGGAAGCATTCGACAACATCCTTTTGGAGAACGATTGGTATGAAAGAGATGTATTCTGTATCAACGATCAGCTTGCGTCGCGATTTGATGGTTTCAATTTAAGCTTTTCTAAAAAACAGAGTGCTGCCTTCTTTTTGTCTACCTGTGAATCCCTAGTTGCAAACAACGGTTCTATTTTGTTGTGTTCCAATCAGATCAAAGAGAAAAAATTAAGCGAACTCCCTTTTAATTTTGTAATTTTTGCTACTACCAGTCAGTTGGTGGATACCATAAGTGAAGGGCTTCGCATTATAAAGAACCAAAGTGGAAACCACATTCCCACTAATATTACTACCATACAGGACTTCGAAACCAATAAAGAAAAGGACTTTATGACTTATGGAAGTAGCACAAAAAACCTATATTTGCTGCTACTGGAAGACCTATAA
- a CDS encoding phosphatidylserine decarboxylase family protein — translation MFHKEGFKIIFVAFALCVGLSILTDYLVEDRWIKGGIIISLMIFLVMILQFFRNPKRNYVINEDQILSPVDGKVVVIEEVFEKEYFNEKRLQVSVFMSPINVHVTRYPAGGKVVYSKYHPGKYLVAWHPKSSEENERTTVVVKTKTFGDILHRQIAGALAKRIVNYAEEGQEVAQAAESGFIKFGSRVDVFLPLNATINVTLNQKVKGGVSVIASL, via the coding sequence ATGTTTCATAAAGAAGGATTTAAAATAATTTTCGTGGCATTCGCCCTGTGTGTAGGGTTGAGCATACTTACAGATTATCTTGTAGAAGACCGTTGGATAAAAGGCGGGATCATCATTTCACTTATGATCTTTCTGGTAATGATCCTTCAGTTTTTCAGAAACCCGAAAAGAAACTATGTGATCAATGAAGACCAGATCCTCTCTCCTGTAGACGGGAAAGTAGTAGTGATTGAAGAAGTTTTCGAAAAAGAATATTTCAACGAAAAGAGGTTGCAGGTTTCAGTGTTTATGTCACCTATAAACGTGCATGTTACAAGATATCCTGCCGGAGGAAAGGTAGTTTACAGCAAGTATCATCCGGGAAAATATCTTGTGGCCTGGCACCCAAAGTCTTCCGAAGAAAACGAACGCACCACCGTTGTGGTAAAAACAAAGACTTTTGGAGATATACTCCATAGACAAATTGCCGGAGCCCTGGCAAAGCGTATCGTAAATTATGCCGAGGAAGGACAGGAAGTGGCACAGGCAGCTGAAAGCGGCTTTATTAAATTTGGGTCCAGAGTAGATGTTTTTCTACCACTGAATGCAACAATTAACGTGACACTAAATCAGAAAGTCAAGGGAGGAGTTTCCGTTATTGCCAGCCTATGA
- a CDS encoding valine--tRNA ligase: protein MALDTKYSAESVEDKWYNYWMENRYFYSKVDDREPYTIVIPPPNVTGVLHMGHMLNNTIQDVIIRRARLRGFNACWVPGTDHASIATEAKVVNKLKSDGIDKNDISRDEFIGHAWEWTHKHGGIILEQLKKLGASCDWDRTKFTMDEDMSASVIAVFVDLFNKGHIYRGYRMVNWDPEAKTTLSDEEVNYEEKQSNLYYVNYKIEGSADHLTIATTRPETILGDTAICINPNDERFTHLKGKKAIVPICNRVIPIIEDEYVSVEFGTGCLKVTPAHDENDKMLGDKHGLEVIDILNDDASLNSFGMHYEGMDRFEARTAMVKELKELGLISKVEQYTNKIGTSERTGAVIEPRLSDQWFLKMKELAKPALDAVIEKDVHLVPDKFVNTYRHWMENVRDWNISRQLWWGHQIPAYYYGDGKDDFVVAETIEKAVELAREKSGNNNLALSDLTQDGDVLDTWFSSWLWPISVFNGILEPDNEEINYYYPTNDLVTAPEILFFWVARMIIAGYEYRDEKPFSSVYLTGIVRDKQRRKMSKSLGNSPDPIELIKKYGADGVRVGMLLSSPAGNDLMFDEDLCKQGSGFVNKIWNAYRLIDGWEVSGGTEENDNYPYETADIALQWYRNKFQKVLKEIDDHYSKYRISDALMATYKLIWDDFCSWLLEMVKPAYGEPIPARIKTEIITVLEDNLKILHPFVPFISEEIWQHITNRTPQEALIIATWPESKAYNSALIDAFDIASEVISGIRTIRKEKNIAFKETIALLVINHDTIGTEFDPVITKLGNLSELKYVTEKPEGALTFRVKSNEYFVPVAGAINIDEEIAKLSEELKYTEGFLKSVQGKLKNERFVSGAPEKVVAIEKQKEADALAKIETLKASLAGLQKA from the coding sequence ATGGCTTTAGATACAAAGTATAGTGCTGAGAGTGTGGAAGATAAGTGGTATAACTACTGGATGGAAAACAGATATTTTTATTCCAAAGTTGACGATAGAGAGCCTTATACCATCGTCATTCCTCCGCCAAATGTTACCGGAGTACTCCATATGGGGCATATGCTTAATAATACTATTCAGGATGTCATCATAAGAAGAGCCCGCCTAAGAGGATTTAATGCCTGTTGGGTTCCCGGTACAGACCACGCGTCTATTGCGACTGAAGCCAAAGTAGTAAACAAACTTAAAAGCGACGGAATTGATAAGAACGATATCTCCAGGGATGAATTTATTGGTCATGCGTGGGAATGGACTCATAAGCATGGAGGGATCATCCTGGAACAGCTTAAAAAATTAGGAGCTTCCTGTGATTGGGATCGTACTAAATTTACCATGGACGAAGATATGAGCGCTTCGGTAATAGCGGTTTTTGTCGATCTGTTCAACAAAGGACATATCTATCGTGGATATAGAATGGTTAATTGGGATCCTGAAGCAAAGACCACCCTGTCTGATGAAGAAGTCAATTATGAAGAAAAACAAAGCAACCTCTATTACGTAAATTATAAAATAGAAGGAAGTGCCGACCATCTCACCATCGCCACCACTCGCCCCGAAACTATTCTTGGAGACACCGCGATCTGTATTAACCCCAATGACGAGCGTTTCACTCATTTGAAAGGTAAAAAGGCAATTGTTCCTATATGTAATCGTGTAATTCCGATTATTGAAGATGAATACGTTTCTGTGGAATTTGGAACCGGTTGCTTAAAAGTTACTCCGGCTCATGATGAGAATGATAAGATGCTGGGTGATAAGCACGGACTTGAGGTTATTGATATTCTCAATGATGATGCCAGTTTAAATAGCTTCGGAATGCATTACGAGGGAATGGACCGTTTTGAAGCGAGAACGGCAATGGTAAAGGAACTGAAAGAACTGGGACTCATTTCAAAAGTTGAACAATACACCAACAAAATTGGAACCAGTGAGCGAACCGGCGCAGTAATAGAACCGCGATTAAGCGATCAATGGTTCTTGAAAATGAAGGAACTGGCAAAACCCGCTCTGGATGCGGTAATTGAAAAAGATGTGCATCTCGTTCCCGACAAATTTGTGAATACATACCGCCATTGGATGGAAAATGTAAGAGACTGGAATATCTCTCGTCAGTTGTGGTGGGGGCATCAAATTCCGGCCTATTATTACGGTGATGGCAAAGACGATTTTGTGGTTGCCGAAACGATCGAAAAAGCGGTAGAGCTTGCTCGTGAGAAGTCGGGAAATAACAATCTTGCCTTATCAGATCTTACTCAGGACGGTGATGTACTCGATACCTGGTTTTCGTCCTGGTTATGGCCCATTAGTGTGTTTAACGGGATTCTGGAACCCGATAATGAAGAGATAAATTATTATTATCCTACAAACGATCTGGTAACAGCTCCCGAAATTCTTTTTTTCTGGGTCGCACGTATGATCATTGCCGGATATGAATACCGGGATGAAAAACCATTCTCAAGTGTCTATCTTACCGGGATCGTTCGCGACAAACAGCGTCGCAAGATGAGCAAATCGCTGGGAAATTCTCCCGATCCCATAGAATTGATCAAAAAATATGGTGCAGATGGCGTTCGGGTAGGAATGCTGTTGAGTTCTCCGGCAGGTAACGACCTTATGTTCGATGAAGACCTCTGTAAACAGGGTAGTGGTTTTGTAAATAAAATATGGAATGCCTACCGTTTAATCGATGGTTGGGAGGTTTCCGGTGGCACAGAGGAAAACGATAATTATCCTTATGAAACCGCAGACATAGCTCTGCAATGGTATCGCAATAAGTTTCAGAAGGTTTTAAAGGAGATCGATGACCACTATAGTAAATACAGAATAAGCGATGCCCTTATGGCCACCTATAAGCTGATATGGGACGACTTTTGTTCTTGGTTGCTGGAAATGGTAAAGCCTGCCTATGGTGAACCGATTCCTGCCAGAATAAAGACCGAAATTATTACGGTGTTAGAGGATAATTTAAAGATCCTCCATCCATTTGTTCCATTTATTTCTGAAGAGATCTGGCAGCATATAACCAACCGAACTCCACAGGAGGCATTGATCATCGCAACATGGCCCGAATCCAAAGCTTATAATTCGGCACTTATTGACGCTTTCGATATTGCTTCGGAAGTAATTTCGGGAATTCGCACCATCCGAAAGGAAAAGAACATCGCATTCAAAGAAACCATAGCGCTGTTGGTGATCAATCATGATACTATTGGTACTGAGTTCGATCCTGTAATTACCAAGTTGGGGAACCTTTCAGAATTGAAATATGTAACAGAAAAACCCGAAGGTGCATTAACCTTTAGGGTAAAGTCCAACGAATATTTTGTTCCGGTAGCCGGAGCTATCAACATCGATGAAGAGATCGCAAAACTTTCCGAAGAACTGAAATATACCGAAGGTTTTCTGAAAAGCGTACAGGGTAAACTGAAGAATGAACGTTTTGTAAGCGGTGCCCCAGAAAAGGTTGTGGCCATCGAAAAACAAAAGGAAGCCGATGCCCTTGCGAAGATAGAAACGCTAAAAGCCAGTCTTGCCGGACTTCAAAAGGCTTAA
- a CDS encoding phosphatidate cytidylyltransferase, producing MKELIVRSISGALYISIVVFSMFAAHEWFLLLFYILAVVTLNEFLRLVHLKSIAAYILLTVFLYFLSYRIFDYNAVYLLLILCGFVNLFLLKDLLVVNKIPMFEKKKYVTIIFYIISGFVFLTLIPIREEEFVPWLIIGVFVLVWANDSFAYLIGKNFGKTKLLERISPKKTVEGFMGGILGSLCAGFIIFNITDLFNLQIWTGMALIVSFFGTAGDLIQSKFKRQAGVKDSGVLMPGHGGLYDRLDSIIYSSPFIYAFLEIVEHVS from the coding sequence ATGAAGGAACTTATCGTGCGTTCAATATCAGGTGCCTTGTACATCTCGATAGTTGTATTCTCAATGTTCGCTGCGCACGAATGGTTTTTACTCCTCTTCTATATTCTCGCGGTTGTGACACTCAATGAATTTTTAAGGCTAGTTCACCTAAAAAGTATAGCAGCCTATATCCTCCTAACAGTCTTCCTGTATTTTTTAAGCTACCGAATATTCGATTATAATGCGGTTTATTTACTGCTTATCCTTTGTGGCTTTGTCAATTTGTTCTTATTAAAGGATCTGCTGGTCGTTAACAAGATCCCCATGTTCGAGAAGAAAAAATACGTCACCATTATTTTTTATATCATTAGCGGATTTGTCTTTCTCACACTCATCCCTATACGAGAAGAGGAATTTGTACCCTGGCTTATAATTGGTGTTTTTGTACTGGTTTGGGCCAATGATAGTTTTGCGTATCTCATTGGGAAGAATTTCGGAAAAACCAAACTTCTGGAGCGTATATCACCAAAAAAGACCGTTGAGGGCTTTATGGGAGGAATCCTTGGGTCACTTTGTGCCGGATTTATTATCTTTAATATAACAGATTTGTTTAATCTCCAGATCTGGACAGGTATGGCCTTGATCGTTTCATTCTTTGGAACTGCAGGAGATCTTATTCAATCAAAATTTAAACGTCAGGCAGGAGTAAAAGACAGCGGAGTGCTCATGCCGGGTCATGGCGGACTCTATGACCGTCTGGACAGTATCATTTATAGTAGTCCGTTTATATATGCATTTTTAGAGATTGTAGAACATGTTTCATAA
- a CDS encoding DUF1573 domain-containing protein has translation MKKLVLLALITVVGFTAQAQQAKISFKAETIDYGTIAKGSDGVRVFEFTNVGDGPLIISDVKSSCGCTVPKKPEGPIAPGAVGKIEVKYDTNRVGPIRKTVTVYSNADQPIKALKIKGEVLPDGQSVVN, from the coding sequence ATGAAAAAATTAGTACTCTTAGCATTAATTACCGTAGTAGGTTTTACGGCTCAGGCACAACAGGCTAAAATTTCCTTTAAGGCCGAAACCATTGATTATGGAACCATTGCTAAAGGAAGTGATGGCGTACGTGTATTTGAATTTACAAATGTTGGTGATGGCCCATTGATCATTTCGGATGTAAAATCAAGCTGTGGCTGTACTGTTCCTAAGAAACCTGAAGGCCCTATTGCTCCCGGTGCCGTTGGTAAAATTGAAGTAAAGTACGATACCAACCGTGTGGGACCAATTAGAAAAACGGTTACCGTATACTCTAACGCCGATCAACCTATCAAAGCCTTAAAGATAAAAGGTGAGGTACTTCCCGACGGACAAAGTGTTGTAAATTAA
- a CDS encoding acyl-CoA-binding protein encodes MTSEELDIAFRAAVKSINEHTEPFPADILLRLYGYYKRATNDQDQPSSSNPLISAFKTNALFQTRNLTSDEAKELYIEAVNHYFLYRK; translated from the coding sequence ATGACCTCGGAAGAACTAGATATTGCCTTTAGAGCTGCTGTAAAGAGTATCAACGAGCACACAGAGCCCTTTCCTGCCGATATACTGCTTCGCCTATATGGATATTACAAACGCGCCACCAACGACCAGGATCAACCCAGTAGTAGCAATCCTTTAATTTCGGCATTTAAAACCAACGCATTGTTTCAAACCCGAAACCTAACGAGTGACGAGGCTAAAGAATTGTATATAGAGGCGGTGAATCACTACTTTCTGTACCGCAAGTGA